A region of the Drosophila subpulchrella strain 33 F10 #4 breed RU33 chromosome 3L, RU_Dsub_v1.1 Primary Assembly, whole genome shotgun sequence genome:
TTGGAATTATATTCGGTATGTTAGGTTTAAAAAAACCTGAAGCATCTTTTATTTCGGGgttaagaaaaatgttattctGACTTATTTTCATATTCGGTTGAAACTTAATTGAagttaatttttgtaaattagACTACTCATTAATTTTTAACTTTGGTTTGAATATCATCATGTATACCATTTAGAATTTTATTTGTTCCTTTGCACAAAGTAAAGGGTGAGGTACATCTTCAGATATCCAATTTATAATTGCTTTGTTACCTACTCACCTGTCATAATGCTGGAGCCCTCGTCGCTGGACACCGAGTTTGTCTTTTCAAAGTCGACCGATATGTTGCGCGAGTCGTTCCACTCGACGCTGCCGCTGTGGCTATTGTTCGCACTGGAGACGTGGCTGCAGATCGAGGAGTTCATCGGTGACTTGCGGACGCCCAGGGAGTCGGCGGTGCCGCCGCTGGTGCCACTTCCGCCGAACCGGAAGCTGTCGCCGCCCACCGTGCCGCTTCCGCTGCCGCCGCCCGTGCCGCCGCCTCCGCGCTTCAGTCTTTGGTAGATCGTCTTGGCCCGCCACAGGGCGTCGTACCAGTTCTTGGCCTCGGTGCACTGCAGCGTGAACGCCGTGGTGGCCACCTGGAACTCGTTGAGGTACACACAGTTCAGCGTATTGTTCGGCGCCAGCTGAACGATCAGCTGGTCGGTCAGGTACGGCTGCCGGATGACCTTCAGGGCCCCCAGTCCCCTCTTGGCGATCGTCTTGCACACCAGGAGGAGATCAGTGAGCAGGAAACAGTGCACATCGGACTTGCCGAGGTTGTCCTTGAACTTGTGGTCGCCCTCCATGAACAGGTGGCGCACATGGTAGGCGGGGCATCCGCGCATCGGAGCACAGAGGTCGAACATTTGGCTGTGCTGCTTGATCAACTTGTCCAGCATCTCGTTGTTGGTGTCCTGCAATCCCGAAAATGTACATTATTTCAAATGATTTTCATCTTGCGATTTTAAACGATGTCTGAACATCCCTTCTTAAAGATATTCATGCTGATTATAATATAAAGATTGGTGACCAGTTCTCAATTTTTACATAGATGATAGtttttgtataatattttatggACTTAAGGAACATTAATCCCTGAAAAAGAAGTGTTATTACTCACCACCACATCGTAGGATTCGATTCGCACCATCACCCCCTTGAGCCGCTCGTTCTCCTGCCGCATCGTCAAGTGGTTGTTCACACTGCCCACAAAGTTCTCCACGCTGTGCATCATCACGTCGATGGCCTCGATCTCCTCCACATCGCTCATGTGCTTCTTGATGGCCGCCAGGAGGAGGCTGTACTTGGTCAGTCGCTGCATGGGTCGCACCACAATGTCCGCGAGTCGCAGGCGGTTGCACATCTTCTGCGACTCGCACCACGCCAAATAGGATGTGAACAGGGCGTTGTTGTGGTTCAGCTCCTTGCAGTAGAACTGGCAGGTGCTCTGCTCCGCACAGTAGATCTGCAGGGGATCGGAATTAGTATATATGTTAAATTTCTACCTATTAGCTTTCCAGAACCCACCTTATATGGCGCAAAGATGGAGGCGAAGGCAATAAAGCCCTCCTGGAAAAAAGCACATCTCAGCGGTTCGTGTGTGATCACACTATGTGCCACCATGGGATACAGCCACAAGGTCCAGAACTTGATGTTCGCCTCGCACACAGCTCGCACATTTGAGAACAATCGAGCTTGGTCCACATCGGTTAGCAGACCTTCCTTCTGAACGGCCTCCAAACAGGCCAGAAATAACTAAAAACATATCCACAAGTTGGTTTTTCTCAAAGATTTAGATTGAGTCTATAAGCACTCACATCAGTCACTGTTTGCAGGGCGTGTATGTAATACACCTCGGTGGTAACCAGCTCCCAAATGGCCGTCTGGATCTTAATCTCCGTCTCACTCATCGAATCACTAGCCACAAAGTCCCGCCACGATTTGTGCATATCCTGCAGATAGGCCAGGGAGTTCACCAAATCCGGATGATCAAAGTTCATGCTATCCGGACGCTGGGGAACTCCGTTCTTGGCATAGCTATTCAGTAACTCGCACAGCTGACTCTGCTGGGGATTCTTGATCCCGAATATGGAGGACCACCGCTGCTTGATCTGCTTTCCGGCTGCCACTCCCGACTCACTGGTCTCCTCGGTGGAAACGGAGGGCAGAAGTCGGGGCGGCGGTTGGCGGGAACCCTGTGAATTAAAAGTtgaaattatacaaaattataaggagcatttgaaatttttaaaacgtTATCAATAGAATTTATTAGAATTTTTTGTTGAATGCCGATTCCTCTATAGTTAGTTATCtgttaaaaaaagttaaaaaaagtaaaattctTTTGTGAAACATTGACTCTACTTAAATAATAACAGTCGCATAAAACTTTACATTACATTGACAATCTAATTTTTCCTGAAAAAGAATTTCATCTAATGAGAAAAGTTAACATGAAATTCAGAATCCAGACCTAAATTTAATACTTCCTATGGTAAGCAAAATGCTGCTTCAATTAGATGATAGCTGATAAAGTTcctacttatttatttatttatttataaagagctaacaaataattgaaattatgAGCTTGCAATGATGTTGAGCAATGGCGACGTGGGCCTTCAGCTCGGAAAGTTCCTACTATATTCTGTATATATAGGAATTATCCTAGGAAATATGTCTTTTAGATTAGCTTTAATATACATGCACTTTTTTTACTCAGGTATGGTTGCATGACAACTTTTCGGTTTGCCCACAAATTATGAAACCCTTACCTATTTCGAGAAATAAACTTACAAAGGAAGCTGCCTTTTGCAGGGGCTTGCGGTTGCTGCCCCGTTCCGTGATGCAGAGATGGTGTCCAGCCAGGCTCTCCACATCGGTCTGCTCATCCACGGAGACGGGAAGGAGCGAAGGTCCTGACGGGggcgaaacaaaaaaaacaagctGAAAATGGTAATGAATTCCTGGGAATCCCACGTAAACGACTTACCGGCATCTAAAAAACTGGGCGTGGGATTATTGTCAGTGATGGTGATTTGTGTAAAGCTGAGGTTCCGCCTACGCAGGGCGTGGCTGAGTGCGTTACTAAAAAGTGTACTCGTTGTTATATATTTACTTGAATTATACCTATGTGGGGGCTTTAGGCGACTTACAGTAGTGTTACGCCTTTGGTCGCCGGAATAAACTCCTCATCTGGATGCTGCGACGATTCCAGGCAGAATGACACGGAGAAGAATTCGGAGCTGGAAACCTAAACGAGTGATGAATTCAAAATTAAGTAAGGGAGGCATTACGTTGACAGTTAAGAACTTTTGGTCTACCACTTCCTGTTGATGCAGAAACTAATCTGTAAATTCAAGGACCAAACAAAAAGGGCCTTTTAATCTGGCCTTCAAAGGGGCCACAAAGAGGTCCACTGGCGAAAATTGCGATTTTGCAAGACTACAGCCAGAGCACTCTCTTTGATGGCCCTCTGAAGTGTGAAGATTGCATCTGTGGGCCCGGAAAGTGAATCCCTGCCCCAACGCCCGCAAAAACTACTGAAATAAGAGCAAACATCAAGAAATATTCTCCGTACTTGTATGGGCGGGAAACGGGGCGAAATTTTTCGCTTGGCAAGTGACAGAAAAGCCGCGGCAATGGGAAACCGaagaaaggaaaggaaagtaCAGGGATGGCAGAAGGAATAGCAGGGAAAGTTCTACAACAACTTTTGCTGATTAAGGCGACAAAGGcaaataaagaaattaaaaatgtatatatttttttccccATCCCAAGAGCAGTCTTCATCATCGTTGGCATCGCCCACCGTTAATTGCAGACTCATTTTTAAGGTACATTCAGGTGAGAAGAAGGCCTTCTGATTGTTCAGCCATCTGAGATCTGCTTAATCCCAGAGCAGCTTGTCCTTTGACCAGGCGATTCTGTTTGTCCTGTTGATTCAGTAGCATTCATTCCAATTCCACTCACCTCGCTGCGCGTCAGCAGTGGCTTCTTGCGCTTCATGAACGAGGATTTCTTTTTCACCGCCGAACCGGATGACGAGGAGCAGCCGACCGGAGAGGTTAAGCCAccgccaccgccaccaccaccaccaccaccgatTCCACCGCCCGAGGTTGCGGATGTGGTGCTGTAGGGACTCAGGGTCGAGGACGACGATGTGGCCGCCACCTCGCCAGCGAACTGAAAGTGTTTGGAGGAGGGTATCGCATGAGTTGCCGAGGCGGTGGTGCTCGTGGTGCCGGTGGTGCTGCCGCTGCTAGTCAGTTGCTGGTGGTTTTGttgatggtggtggtggtgctggtggaAGGATGCGGCACTGGGGTGACCGGTGCCACAGCAGGACGAACTGGCCGTCCTAGTGGTATCGTCCAGCGTGGGCGAGAGCATCAGCGAAGGCGTCCGCCGCACGATCTGCGGTGCCTGGGTGTAAATCGTGGGTGGGTGGTGCGGTGGGTGAGGCTGGGCGGTTGGTGGTGCCGAGGGGGACAGACAGACGCCCGTCTGTTCACCCTTCTCAGTCTGCGATTTTTTCGGatttttgtggttttttttgggttggttcagcgtgttttttttttaaagcggTCAGCAAACGAATAAAAACCAAGGTTTATTAAGCCCATTTAGGTAATATATAGAGACAGAGTGAGGGGAAGAGACAGAAAAGATAAAGATAAAGAGAGAACAGAGAGGAGAAGACAGATATGGTGAGCATATTTTGTTCGGTGGTTAGATGGTACTACACTCTATAAAGCTATAGAGGCTACTCTACTGTGCGAATCTTCTAAACATGGCCAATTCTTAAGCGGGACTTAGCTACtaaacataaaattaaattacaagTGCAGCATAGAACTCCTTATATTATTGCACCTTTTCTTAAGGAATTAATTCTTTTGggtaaatgaaaaaatatatcttattCAATCTTTGAACTGAACTAAGAAAATGTTTAGCTACGATTAAACCAATGGTTTGGTTAGATCAATAACTCCCAACTAAAAATGACAAATAAATTACGAGAATGGGGAATGGGACTGTATCTTAAAATCGCAGAAAAGTCACGTACCGTGTAAAACTGACAACAAAAGACACGGCGGAGTCTTCGAAATGACTAACAGTTACAGATAGTTAGTGCAAGAAAAAACATCTGACTGTGCTTAAATCAATGACAGCTACAAGAAGAGCAGTAAATAGTgctaagaaaataaaaaaacacaaatcaAAGTCAGACGACAGCAGCAAGCAAAGTAATTTGTTATCAATTTGCGAGCGGACTTTCTCTCAAGGGACTTAAACCCAGGAATGGCGAATCTACAGTGGGAAGACACTACACTTTAAACACTACACACGGAATAATTACAATCTAAATTCAAGTTATTTACTTTTGAAATTGAGCAATAAAGCATTTGAATAGGAAAAAACTAatgttttctaaaaattagcaaagtaaaatgtatataaaattTGAATTAATTGATTATTACTGATTATATactttttgtaaaatatttattaaatgaaagatattaaaaataaatgtaatctttaTATTTCTAATATACTCTCGATTTTAGATTGTTAGTTTTCCCCCAGTGAACACACTCTAGGCAAGATGGATGTGCTGACTAAGTGGCCAAGTCCTAGCACTTGGCCGGTGGTTTAGCATGTGCTCCCCGGTCCCCCGACTGCCACTTACCACATTGGCCTGCCGGCCCAGCGATCCTGGTGCTCCAGTGGTGGCGAACAGTCCGGATGTGGCGGTGGTGCTGCcggcggcggtggtggtgctggtgctggtggcCATTCCCGGAGGACCGTGCTGGCAGGCCACCACACCCGAGTCGAGGCCATCCAAGTGCGTGAGACTCTTCGATTTCAGCTGCAACGGAAAATGAAATCGAAATCAGTCAGTGGATCTGGGTGAAATCATTCAGGCGTGACGCagatatttataattaaattttattcgcGTTATTGAGGGTTTTTCACATATTGTTTTCATATGCTTCACCCTTCGATGGGACTgcatacaaataaaaaatgcaatttataTGTAAGCGGATGAAGTGCAGTCTTCTGTGGATTCCTGAAATTGCTAGATCTGTTACAAAATATTCAATAAATGtgagaaataaaaaaagacctgtatatattaaattaaaaatgtaaaaattaaaCTGTTAAACCATAAtctttaaaattgtaaaactCTCTGTACAAACCCCCACTTTATCGTCAGATTTTCCAATAGAGTGATATGTCTGATTTATTACCAGATCATAAATCTGAATCTAGTCTGGACAGCGATAAGATTagcccttttttttttggtttataaGCCATAAAAAGCCCGGATACCCCTTTGTATATTTTAAGATGCTTTCGGAAATGTATTGTGTGGCTGGCGACCTTCGGAGCAGGAACTGACACAAAGCCATCAAGCCACTGCATCCAAGGGACGATGGAGCCACATCGAATTACTGAATATTTCGCGCTTAATGCCGAGAATAATGTTTTGAATGCTTTTGGCGCCGGGCGTCCCGAGACAATGAAAAGCTCAGTGCATTTTCCGGGGAAAAATAAATTGCTTGCGGCTGGGTGGCAACTGGGTAACTTGACGAGGGCAATGGCAATGGCGATGGCTGTGGCTATGGCTATGGCGAACCGTCAACGAAAAGATGCATCGAGAACAAAAAGATTGCGCCGGCGGCCAAGAGCCCTAGACGTGTCCTCGAAGGTTTCCTGTCCTCGCCTAATGCACCGAGATTACATCAGTCAAGTGCCCCCAGCTGGCCGAGTGAGTGTGGACGTGGACCAAAGTCAGGGTCCGCCTCAAAGTCAATGCCCCACCTAACATCGCCCGTCGCCCATCAGGCAGAGTCCTTGCTAAAGGACCCACTGCATCCCCGGCTGCGATTTACACATCTCAATGCCTCGGTTTAAATTGTGCTTGGCGAAAAACCTTGTGCTTAAATTCGCATTAACCGCAGTTAAATTCAAGATATAATCACCCTTTTCGCTAGAAGGATTTTGAAAAAACCTTCTTTAAGTAATTTTcccatttaattaaatagaaAATCCTTGCTGAATTTGTAAGTATTTGTGAAACAATAATAAGTTAACCCATCCATGGTCGGAATAACAAATTCAAGATTGAACAAACAATTACAAAATCCTTAACATTAAATGCAAAGTAATCAGTTACTTCCTGGAAACATCGTTTGTTGTGGTGCTGGTTAATTACCACAAAATTCTAGGGAGCACTTCTCGTCATATTCTCAGCTATTCTGTATTTAGTTCCATTGGATTGCTCCGCATTGCTAAAACACCAAGTGGAGAAGATACCCCCAATTCCAGGGGGTCGGCATGCATTGCATCCGAGCTGCGAGAACTTAAGCTCCGGGACGGATGCCATTGGGCACCCCGACGCCGCTAATCTCCCCTGAAACCCACGACCAGAACCACCGACTCCCCCGGAGTGCGCCCAAGGATACGGGCTCTGGTCTATTATTCCTGCTGACGACAATATTTCACATTCTATTTTGGCAATTTCCAGCTGGCAGCCCTAGCCCTGCGACCACTTTCCTTGCCCTTTGCCCTGGTTTATGTTTTCGTTTCCGGTTATATTGTGAGTTGCTCGCCCACTGCGGCTTGGTTTACTGTCTGTCGGGATCACACAAGACGAGGGTATATTGGGCTATTCGGTAAGTAGTTTACCAAAAGTAATATCCCATAAACCATAGTATTGCTGGactatttttcaaatattcatatttgacttatttttaataaaaaatggtttatatcaaacaaaataataatatacaagggtggtcaaaagtattttcacaaaaaaaaagttaaatatattcataatttgaacttacatcttgttaactttggcatcaatggaaa
Encoded here:
- the LOC119555587 gene encoding uncharacterized protein LOC119555587 isoform X5, with protein sequence MGGGFAAPPITLASNQRPVALDQAQIPTPATDMHEKLLEKEDKTERTNLLGRSKDKPPKDKPPKQSKFAERLRRSFRRGDHRSLEIKRQEPTPEELKAKSRATPPPPSSLHSDNNRLPFALSHLNLPGLGLGVGVGLGGHINPALLLDSPDEGTPPEYAYRHLSSVATTNSSTSLESSCELGELSGSQNSVFYWASMGGEVSTASAGGAGAAETAGARAGAGAGVAGAVPIESQNRRRLETQSSNRSDQQPITTTASSAPGNSSRSCSLTSESSSIRLTRLQNFLFKSSNESSRSCQGHSNEGFTVSSHNSSSGEWEQLGAYLSSSSGVGGGHDFQGGSFPEESTPDETEATLPVETSSSGGGGGGGGGYYQYTLTSPNNPFLPEITARTYHSTYSEDGAGEGCEPTSEELQLDGSVQKYGGSTGSRSGQLPTPSYSRAGSQESTHSEGGPPGPTPSPASSSSSTPGRHRRKLFSLNSPTRLLHHQQQQAPQSGATSASPPSGGSSNEGGSSSGKFNSASLVRSLNPFLPSVTSPKKAPHKQAAVTSPGSLTPDLSTKREEFLRATMKICLVVSPPNSKLQLKSKSLTHLDGLDSGVVACQHGPPGMATSTSTTTAAGSTTATSGLFATTGAPGSLGRQANVFAGEVAATSSSSTLSPYSTTSATSGGGIGGGGGGGGGGGLTSPVGCSSSSGSAVKKKSSFMKRKKPLLTRSEVSSSEFFSVSFCLESSQHPDEEFIPATKGVTLLNALSHALRRRNLSFTQITITDNNPTPSFLDAGPSLLPVSVDEQTDVESLAGHHLCITERGSNRKPLQKAASFGSRQPPPRLLPSVSTEETSESGVAAGKQIKQRWSSIFGIKNPQQSQLCELLNSYAKNGVPQRPDSMNFDHPDLVNSLAYLQDMHKSWRDFVASDSMSETEIKIQTAIWELVTTEVYYIHALQTVTDLFLACLEAVQKEGLLTDVDQARLFSNVRAVCEANIKFWTLWLYPMVAHSVITHEPLRCAFFQEGFIAFASIFAPYKIYCAEQSTCQFYCKELNHNNALFTSYLAWCESQKMCNRLRLADIVVRPMQRLTKYSLLLAAIKKHMSDVEEIEAIDVMMHSVENFVGSVNNHLTMRQENERLKGVMVRIESYDVVDTNNEMLDKLIKQHSQMFDLCAPMRGCPAYHVRHLFMEGDHKFKDNLGKSDVHCFLLTDLLLVCKTIAKRGLGALKVIRQPYLTDQLIVQLAPNNTLNCVYLNEFQVATTAFTLQCTEAKNWYDALWRAKTIYQRLKRGGGGTGGGSGSGTVGGDSFRFGGSGTSGGTADSLGVRKSPMNSSICSHVSSANNSHSGSVEWNDSRNISVDFEKTNSVSSDEGSSIMTGNHGVNLKGKQQLISGLHKTKMGIIGQMGSKSANTLSVQPMNHLGQSLPNLNMHHSHTNNTLLVPGSTTSHSGNMLLSPSHRGISYPPPSPTRVPLRRGMAFSTSTKNPPLRKTRNITSQNSINWHQIPATPTPPSPRSQHQSPGVVCMQKSLPLLVPNEEGQGQGQGQPLPPPPLHKQLSHQAPLPTSNHNQSSTETDV
- the LOC119555587 gene encoding uncharacterized protein LOC119555587 isoform X1 — encoded protein: MGGGFAAPPITLASNQRPVALDQAQIPTPATDMHEKLLEKEDKTERTNLLGRSKDKPPKDKPPKQSKFAERLRRSFRRGDHRSLEIKRQEPTPEELKAKSRATPPPPSSLHSDNNRLPFALSHLNLPGLGLGVGVGLGGHINPALLLDSPDEGTPPEYAYRHLSSVATTNSSTSLESSCELGELSGSQNSVFYWASMGGEVSTASAGGAGAAETAGARAGAGAGVAGAVPIESQNRRRLETQSSNRSDQQPITTTASSAPGNSSRSCSLTSESSSIRLTRLQNFLFKSSNESSRSCQGHSNEGFTVSSHNSSSGEWEQLGAYLSSSSGVGGGHDFQGGSFPEESTPDETEATLPVETSSSGGGGGGGGGYYQYTLTSPNNPFLPEITARTYHSTYSEDGAGEGCEPTSEELQLDGSVQKYGGSTGSRSGQLPTPSYSRAGSQESTHSEGGPPGPTPSPASSSSSTPGRHRRKLFSLNSPTRLLHHQQQQAPQSGATSASPPSGGSSNEGGSSSGKFNSASLVRSLNPFLPSVTSPKKAPHKQAAVTSPGSLTPDLSTKREEFLRATMKICLVVSPPNSKLQLKSKSLTHLDGLDSGVVACQHGPPGMATSTSTTTAAGSTTATSGLFATTGAPGSLGRQANVTEKGEQTGVCLSPSAPPTAQPHPPHHPPTIYTQAPQIVRRTPSLMLSPTLDDTTRTASSSCCGTGHPSAASFHQHHHHHQQNHQQLTSSGSTTGTTSTTASATHAIPSSKHFQFAGEVAATSSSSTLSPYSTTSATSGGGIGGGGGGGGGGGLTSPVGCSSSSGSAVKKKSSFMKRKKPLLTRSEVSSSEFFSVSFCLESSQHPDEEFIPATKGVTLLNALSHALRRRNLSFTQITITDNNPTPSFLDAGPSLLPVSVDEQTDVESLAGHHLCITERGSNRKPLQKAASFGSRQPPPRLLPSVSTEETSESGVAAGKQIKQRWSSIFGIKNPQQSQLCELLNSYAKNGVPQRPDSMNFDHPDLVNSLAYLQDMHKSWRDFVASDSMSETEIKIQTAIWELVTTEVYYIHALQTVTDLFLACLEAVQKEGLLTDVDQARLFSNVRAVCEANIKFWTLWLYPMVAHSVITHEPLRCAFFQEGFIAFASIFAPYKIYCAEQSTCQFYCKELNHNNALFTSYLAWCESQKMCNRLRLADIVVRPMQRLTKYSLLLAAIKKHMSDVEEIEAIDVMMHSVENFVGSVNNHLTMRQENERLKGVMVRIESYDVVDTNNEMLDKLIKQHSQMFDLCAPMRGCPAYHVRHLFMEGDHKFKDNLGKSDVHCFLLTDLLLVCKTIAKRGLGALKVIRQPYLTDQLIVQLAPNNTLNCVYLNEFQVATTAFTLQCTEAKNWYDALWRAKTIYQRLKRGGGGTGGGSGSGTVGGDSFRFGGSGTSGGTADSLGVRKSPMNSSICSHVSSANNSHSGSVEWNDSRNISVDFEKTNSVSSDEGSSIMTGNHGVNLKGKQQLISGLHKTKMGIIGQMGSKSANTLSVQPMNHLGQSLPNLNMHHSHTNNTLLVPGSTTSHSGNMLLSPSHRGISYPPPSPTRVPLRRGMAFSTSTKNPPLRKTRNITSQNSINWHQIPATPTPPSPRSQHQSPGVVCMQKSLPLLVPNEEGQGQGQGQPLPPPPLHKQLSHQAPLPTSNHNQSSTETDV
- the LOC119555587 gene encoding serine-rich adhesin for platelets isoform X3, whose amino-acid sequence is MYSNKETKSAAKAQKKTQKVTKKQQPSKQSQPLPNGNKVKSPANAKNTQPNNNNNQTNINNNNNNSNIVPNNNSKNNTLPVNTAQKLKEHYEAEKRNQSLIMGANTLPGYENVPKMERSNSFSLRTKLNKLINHLTGSKENLSRTDNDGDSSRTPYLFTRSRSMIQMRRPNRRSFIEPQLEQLSEETEKSGDLTSPASPRKTSVADFEVSSPVLLRRSELTSSVRTPTRRQSAQPFTSTPLEEMQPPGPRKGSVMSLNQTEPTNPQLNFQKRRSNTLIASFKSTFSGFTGSGGGAEKKEKMNPKWSASLQSLQAIDNMVSYANMSFIDYDKFNGYEKQLERQQSLMSLAEQPVPTATQLPLPPSALTHSHSHSPSPLGDASRTSVHLGSSLDESVRTVVMRRKRSKTSLEGRSSMASLNSAYNLDTDYEHNLDRVHNVYRESLDSRTLELLNLRSRNSFIQDQAVLFDALNLEDGSVARRCALCSKRVCRSGSMRQQQQRERDAVDGRGNPIKQLKSKSLTHLDGLDSGVVACQHGPPGMATSTSTTTAAGSTTATSGLFATTGAPGSLGRQANVTEKGEQTGVCLSPSAPPTAQPHPPHHPPTIYTQAPQIVRRTPSLMLSPTLDDTTRTASSSCCGTGHPSAASFHQHHHHHQQNHQQLTSSGSTTGTTSTTASATHAIPSSKHFQFAGEVAATSSSSTLSPYSTTSATSGGGIGGGGGGGGGGGLTSPVGCSSSSGSAVKKKSSFMKRKKPLLTRSEVSSSEFFSVSFCLESSQHPDEEFIPATKGVTLLNALSHALRRRNLSFTQITITDNNPTPSFLDAGPSLLPVSVDEQTDVESLAGHHLCITERGSNRKPLQKAASFGSRQPPPRLLPSVSTEETSESGVAAGKQIKQRWSSIFGIKNPQQSQLCELLNSYAKNGVPQRPDSMNFDHPDLVNSLAYLQDMHKSWRDFVASDSMSETEIKIQTAIWELVTTEVYYIHALQTVTDLFLACLEAVQKEGLLTDVDQARLFSNVRAVCEANIKFWTLWLYPMVAHSVITHEPLRCAFFQEGFIAFASIFAPYKIYCAEQSTCQFYCKELNHNNALFTSYLAWCESQKMCNRLRLADIVVRPMQRLTKYSLLLAAIKKHMSDVEEIEAIDVMMHSVENFVGSVNNHLTMRQENERLKGVMVRIESYDVVDTNNEMLDKLIKQHSQMFDLCAPMRGCPAYHVRHLFMEGDHKFKDNLGKSDVHCFLLTDLLLVCKTIAKRGLGALKVIRQPYLTDQLIVQLAPNNTLNCVYLNEFQVATTAFTLQCTEAKNWYDALWRAKTIYQRLKRGGGGTGGGSGSGTVGGDSFRFGGSGTSGGTADSLGVRKSPMNSSICSHVSSANNSHSGSVEWNDSRNISVDFEKTNSVSSDEGSSIMTGNHGVNLKGKQQLISGLHKTKMGIIGQMGSKSANTLSVQPMNHLGQSLPNLNMHHSHTNNTLLVPGSTTSHSGNMLLSPSHRGISYPPPSPTRVPLRRGMAFSTSTKNPPLRKTRNITSQNSINWHQIPATPTPPSPRSQHQSPGVVCMQKSLPLLVPNEEGQGQGQGQPLPPPPLHKQLSHQAPLPTSNHNQSSTETDV
- the LOC119555587 gene encoding uncharacterized protein LOC119555587 isoform X2 → MGGGFAAPPITLASNQRPVALDQAQIPTPATDMHEKLLEKEDKTERTNLLGRSKDKPPKDKPPKQSKFAERLRRSFRRGDHRSLEIKRQEPTPEELKAKSRATPPPPSSLHSDNNRLPFALSHLNLPGLGLGVGVGLGGHINPALLLDSPDEGTPPEYAYRHLSSVATTNSSTSLESSCELGELSGSQNSVFYWASMGGEVSTASAGGAGAAETAGARAGAGAGVAGAVPIESQNRRRLETQSSNRSDQQPITTTASSAPGNSSRSCSLTSESSSIRLTRLQNFLFKSSNESSRSCQGHSNEGFTVSSHNSSSGEWEQLGAYLSSSSGVGGGHDFQGGSFPEESTPDETEATLPVETSSSGGGGGGGGGYYQYTLTSPNNPFLPEITARTYHSTYSEDGAGEGCEPTSEELQLDGSVQKYGGSTGSRSGQLPTPSYSRAGSQESTHSEGGPPGPTPSPASSSSSTPGRHRRKLFSLNSPTRLLHHQQQQAPQSGATSASPPSGGSSNEGGSSSGKFNSASLVRSLNPFLPSVTSPKKAPHKQAAVTSPGSLTPDLSTKREEFLRATMKICLVVSPPNSKLQLKSKSLTHLDGLDSGVVACQHGPPGMATSTSTTTAAGSTTATSGLFATTGAPGSLGRQANVTEKGEQTGVCLSPSAPPTAQPHPPHHPPTIYTQAPQIVRRTPSLMLSPTLDDTTRTASSSCCGTGHPSAASFHQHHHHHQQNHQQLTSSGSTTGTTSTTASATHAIPSSKHFQFAGEVAATSSSSTLSPYSTTSATSGGGIGGGGGGGGGGGLTSPVGCSSSSGSAVKKKSSFMKRKKPLLTRSEVSSSEFFSVSFCLESSQHPDEEFIPATKGVTLLNALSHALRRRNLSFTQITITDNNPTPSFLDAGPSLLPVSVDEQTDVESLAGHHLCITERGSNRKPLQKAASFGSRQPPPRLLPSVSTEETSESGVAAGKQIKQRWSSIFGIKNPQQSQLCELLNSYAKNGVPQRPDSMNFDHPDLVNSLAYLQDMHKSWRDFVASDSMSETEIKIQTAIWELVTTEVYYIHALQTVTDLFLACLEAVQKEGLLTDVDQARLFSNVRAVCEANIKFWTLWLYPMVAHSVITHEPLRCAFFQEGFIAFASIFAPYKIYCAEQSTCQFYCKELNHNNALFTSYLAWCESQKMCNRLRLADIVVRPMQRLTKYSLLLAAIKKHMSDVEEIEAIDVMMHSVENFVGSVNNHLTMRQENERLKGVMVRIESYDVVDTNNEMLDKLIKQHSQMFDLCAPMRGCPAYHVRHLFMEGDHKFKDNLGKSDVHCFLLTDLLLVCKTIAKRGLGALKVIRQPYLTDQLIVQLAPNNTLNCVYLNEFQVATTAFTLQCTEAKNWYDALWRAKTIYQRLKRGGGGTGGGSGSGTVGGDSFRFGGSGTSGGTADSLGVRKSPMNSSICSHVSSANNSHSGSVEWNDSRNISVDFEKTNSVSSDEGSSIMTGNHGVNLKGKQQLISGLHKTKMGIIGQMGSKSANTLSVQPMNHLGQSLPNLNMHHSHTVPLRRGMAFSTSTKNPPLRKTRNITSQNSINWHQIPATPTPPSPRSQHQSPGVVCMQKSLPLLVPNEEGQGQGQGQPLPPPPLHKQLSHQAPLPTSNHNQSSTETDV